Proteins from one Podospora pseudoanserina strain CBS 124.78 chromosome 1, whole genome shotgun sequence genomic window:
- the HIS1 gene encoding ATP phosphoribosyltransferase (ATP-PRTase) (ATP-PRT) (BUSCO:EOG09263LP3; COG:E; EggNog:ENOG503NU58) — translation MDLVNSLEGRLLFAVPKKGRLLQAALNLLEGADIQFKRENRLDIALVKNLPIALVFLPAADIPTFVGEGRVDIGITGYDQVQEHDAGVRAIARARRMSNEWSPKDEKPRGCDTILDLGFGSCKLQIQVPAKGEYQTDKDLIGKNIGTSFVHLASEYFARLELEQEGIKVDSTASYAGRKLRTKIIELSGSVEAACALGVADGIVDLVESGETMKAAGLKAIETVVETSAILIKSKAPSNPAMVDLIAARINGVITAQKYVLCQYNVPRAQLVDATKVTPGKRAPTVTSLEEDGWVAVSAMVEKKRIAPVMDDLTKVGATDILVLDIHNTRGS, via the exons AGTTCCTAAGA AGGGTCGTCTCCTCCAAGcagccctcaacctcctcgaagGCGCCGACATCCAGTTCAAGCGCGAGAACCGCCTCGACATCGCCCTCGTCAAGAACCTCCCCATCgccctcgtcttcctccccgcGGCCGACATCCCCACCTTCGTCGGCGAGGGCCGCGTCGACATTGGCATCACGGGCTATGACCAGGTCCAGGAGCACGACGCCGGCGTCCGCGCCATCGCGCGCGCCCGCCGCATGAGCAACGAGTGGTCCCCCAAGGACGAGAAGCCCCGGGGCTGcgacaccatcctcgacctcggGTTCGGCTCCTGCAAGCTCCAGATACAGGTCCCGGCCAAGGGGGAGTACCAGACGGACAAGGACCTGATCGGGAAGAACATCGGCACCAGCTTTGTCCACCTCGCGTCCGAGTACTTTGCCAGGTTGGAGCTCGAGCAGGAGGGCATCAAGGTCGACAGCACGGCCAGCTACGCCGGGAGGAAACTCAGGACGAAGATTATTGAGTTGAGCGGGAGTGTCGAGGCGGCGTGCGCGTTGGGTGTGGCGGATGGTattgttgatcttgtcg AATCCGGCGAAACAATGAAAGCCGCCGGTCTCAAAGCCATCGAAACCGTGGTCGAAACCTcggccatcctcatcaagtCAAAggccccctccaacccagccatggTCGACCTCATCGCCGCCCGCATCAACGGCGTCATCACGGCCCAAAAGTACGTCCTCTGCCAGTACAACGTCCCCCGCGCCCAGCTCGTCGACGCGACAAAGGTCACCCCCGGCAAGCGCGCCCCcaccgtcacctccctcgaGGAGGACGGCTGGGTCGCCGTCAGCGCTATGGTCGAGAAGAAGCGGATCGCGCCTGTTATGGACGACCTCACCAAGGTTGGCGCGACGGATATTCTTGTTTTGGACATTCACAACACCCGTGGGAGCTGA
- the SRC1 gene encoding inner nuclear membrane protein enriched at telomere/subtelomere region (EggNog:ENOG503NUKS; COG:S) gives MSDTESVDYLQPDFDPKSLTVPRLRSILVTYNVQYPSTAKKSDLIELFVDQVLPQSKKILAARARVKRMSRGIVDADSVHTSSTDFGNDYEDLPPPPASVSRRSRSPRKPTRIKRESEDPEHLPVVTPARNRASSPRKRTSRSVSAQPPSFSDAETAAEPEPPRTITRETPFKTPKAEPDQRDNFFKRTPETESVFSSDNPFQSGANTPATAIKTPSHRRKTSGFDSVRRQQFVTPSTSRRQTDGPVFGGTPAPSTISRTFEIPAANYRAQTPEMETGEEFTPDEQLALMQEEAANPQLALARQPPPPKKKSSLSTPFWVLFTTLLVAYAAWYRQEKVAVGYCGLGREPTELIPSTIRIPEWASEVASRFDIEDIQVPEWVFTYIEPQCEPCPPHAYCYEDFTARCEPDFLLKPHPLSLGGVIPLPPTCEPDGEKVRRVQAVADKAVEELRDRRAKYECGEPLEPEGQPLDSPSIDEAELKQILSQKRSKRMAADEFDDLWVAAIGEVKSRGEVEVHSDENVTGSAGGFPTTSLSSTSLAGLPLTCAIQRSAKLGLARHRLSIGGLIMSLLSILYGRRRFQKNRALAARVPALVDVVLDRLANQKELAFEDEKEDAFLFLPNLRDDLLRSMHSLADRERLWTRVRALVEQNANVRTGQRESHNGEVGRAWEWIGPSRIANGEGSARRSGRKSMRVSWSPGVKDKDEQEVVPHRKWEEGPGRPIY, from the exons ATGTCCGACACTGAGAGTGTCGACTACCTGCAGCCGGACTTCGATCCAAAGTCGTTGACGGTGCCGCGACTGCGGTCAATTCTGGTCACTTATAATGTTCAATATCCATCGACCGCAAAGAAGTCAGACCTGATCGAGCTCTTTGTCGATCAGGTGCTTCCGCAGTCCAAGAAGATTCTTGCTGCACGCGCTCGTGTCAAGCGGATGAGCCGCGGTATTGTCGACGCTGATTCCGTACACACGAGCAGCACTGATTTCGGCAACGACTACGAGGacctgccaccacctccagcctCGGTGTCGCGTCGGTCAAGGTCGCCAAGGAAGCCTACGAGGATCAAGCGCGAGTCGGAAGACCCAGAGCACCTTCCTGTGGTGACGCCTGCGCGAAACCGGGCCAGCAGCCCTCGGAAGAGGACATCGCGCTCCGTCAGCGCGCAACCACCATCGTTTTCCGACGCCGAGACTGCCGCCGAGCCTGAGCCACCTCGGACCATTACCCGCGAAACTCCTTTCAAGACACCCAAGGCAGAGCCGGATCAACGCGATAACTTTTTCAAGCGTACGCCAGAGACGGAGAGCGTGTTCAGCAGTGATAACCCGTTCCAGAGTGGGGCGAACACTCCCGCAACAGCGATCAAGACGCCCTCGCATCGTCGCAAGACGTCAGGGTTTGACTCTGTGAGGAGACAGCAATTCGTCACGCCTTCGACCTCTCGCCGTCAGACGGACGGCCCCGTGTTTGGGGGCACTCCCGCACCATCTACAATCAGCCGAACGTTTGAGATACCTGCTGCCAACTACAGGGCTCAGACACCAGAGATGGAAACTGGGGAGGAGTTCACTCCTGATGAACAGTTGGCTCTCatgcaggaggaggctgccaatCCTCAGCTCGCTCTTGCTCGGcagccacctcctcccaagaagaagtcgagcTTGTCGACACCATTCTGGGTTCTATTTACGACACTCCTTGTCGCCTATGCTGCTTGGTACAGGCAAGAGAAGGTTGCGGTGGGATACTGTGGCTTGGGCCGGGAGCCTACCGAACTTATTCCGTCGACTATTCGGATCCCAGAGTGGGCGTCAGAGGTTGCCTCCCGTTTCGATATCGAGGATATTCAGGTTCCTGAGTGGGTCTTCACCTATATTGAACCCCAATGCGAGCCTTGCCCTCCACACGCCTACTGCTACGAGGACTTCACTGCTCGCTGTGAGCCCGACTTTCTCCTGAAGCCTCACCCGCTTTCCCTCGGCGGAGTCATCCCACTGCCTCCCACTTGTGAGCCAGATGGAGAGAAGGTTCGCCGTGTTCAGGCTGTTGCAGAcaaggctgtcgaggagCTGCGGGATCGAAGGGCCAAGTACGAGTGCGGTGAACCTCTCGAGCCAGAGGGGCAGCCATTGGACAGCCCGTCGATCGACGAAGCGGAGCTTAAACAAATTCTTAGCCAAAAGCGGAGCAAGAGAATGGCCGCTGATGAGTTTGACGACCTTTGGGTTGCCGCGATTGGAGAGGTCAAGTCTCGGGGTGAAGTGGAAGTCCACAGCGATGAAAATGT AACCGGAAGTGCCGGAGGCTTTCCTACCACCAGCCTATCGTCCACCTCTCTCGCTGGCCTTCCGCTCACGTGCGCCATCCAGCGGTCGGCGAAGCTCGGACTGGCAAGACATCGACTCTCTATTGGTGGACTAATCATGTCGCTACTGTCGATTCTTTATGGGCGTCGCCGCTTCCAGAAGAACCGCGCTCTGGCAGCGCGGGTGCCGGCTCTGGTTGACGTTGTCCTTGATCGCCTCGCCAATCAGAAGGAACTCGcttttgaggatgagaaggaggacgcCTTCCTTTTCTTGCCAAACCTTAGGGACGATCTGCTTCGCTCGATGCACAGCCTGGCTGACCGGGAGCGCCTGTGGACTCGGGTTCGTGCTCTGGTTGAGCAAAACGCCAATGTTCGCACCGGGCAGAGGGAGAGTCACAATGGTGAAGTCGGTCGTGCCTGGGAGTGGATTGGGCCAAGCAGGATCGCCAACGGTGAGGGTtcggcgaggaggtcgggAAGAAAAAGCATGAGAGTGTCGTGGAGTCCTGGCGTAAAGGATAAGGATGAGCAAGAGGTTGTGCCGCACaggaagtgggaggagggaccgGGAAGGCCGATCTACTGA
- a CDS encoding hypothetical protein (EggNog:ENOG503P1UK; COG:O) produces MSFSGPEGQGRRPPPGNRPPPPPPGYGPEGFWNFIRSMTPSGTGPTSPPNTRPGNEGINAQPPFPPFGFFGGGPEGFNFNPSWAMSHNPPPPHRRGPLGPRSDDDTGDDPDGHHHHPGRHDRHGRGGHHGLHSRSRNHSHPRREPEVEEDLYDISAAAGVAEHDLTGAYDRAREREKETEKDDDMKSTSTLRDGIDTPTTTTFEDEKEKEREHPDPPEDIPSASSGPGHRGRCRGGPGRRGRCGRGFGGGRHNSWGWGSGPNGFGAEFGRPPFAPHFGPGGGFGGPRHASGPQIDIGGAVRGLGNLGWVMGQHPLAKGLREYFSGGQSNGENNGGEEGVLFEGEETASPPADVFDSNNAWAVHVAVPGAKKRDVGVHWDKERGVLVVSGVIYRPGDEEFLKGLVRAERTVGLFEKKIKMSPAETENSDVGVDADGISAKLEDGVLFIVVPKKKKEKGTGEIKRIQVL; encoded by the coding sequence ATGTCCTTCAGTGGCCCAGAAGGTCAAGGTCGCCGTCCTCCCCCAGGAAaccgacctccccctccccctcccggctACGGCCCTGAAGGCTTCTGGAATTTTATCCGCTCCATGACCCCCAGCGGCACCGGCcctacctcacctcccaataCTCGCCCGGGTAACGAAGGCATAAATGCCCAACCTCCCTTCCCGCCCTTTGGATTTTTCGGCGGTGGCCCCGAAggcttcaacttcaacccaTCCTGGGCTATGTcccacaaccctccccctcctcaccgtcgcGGGCCCCTTGGCCCTCGCTCTGATGACGACACCGGTGACGACCCCGAcgggcatcaccaccatcccggTCGTCACGATAGACACGGCCGTGGAGGCCACCATGGTCTTCACTCCCGCAGTCGAAACCACAGCCATCCCCGCCGTGAGCCAGAGGTAGAAGAGGATCTGTATGACatctctgccgccgccggggtAGCTGAGCACGACCTCACGGGGGCATACGACCGTGCTCGGGAAAGGGAGAAGGAAACGGAGAAAGATGACGACATGAAGAGCACCTCGACCTTGAGAGACGGGATCGACACCCCTACTACGACTAcctttgaggatgagaaagaaaaggagagggagcacCCTGATCCTCCTGAGGACATCCCCTCTGCTTCTTCCGGTCCCGGCCATCGAGGTCGGTGCCGTGGTGGGCCCGGAAGAAGGGGTCGCTGCGGACGTGGGTTTGGGGGCGGGAGACACAATTCTTGGGGATGGGGCAGCGGACCAAATGGATTTGGGGCTGAATTCGGCAGACCTCCTTTTGCGCCGCATTTTGGACCGGGAGGTGGTTTCGGTGGGCCGAGACATGCTTCTGGGCCGCAGATTGATATCGGGGGTGCggtgagagggttggggaatttggggtgggtgatgggaCAGCACCCTTTGGCCAAGGGGCTGAGGGAGTATTTCTCTGGTGGGCAGAGCAACGGGGAGAAtaatggaggggaggagggggtgttgtttgagggagaggagacTGCCAGCCCGCCGGCGGATGTGTTTGATTCGAACAATGCTTGGGCTGTGCACGTTGCTGTTCCGGGGGCGAAGAAGCGGGATGTGGGTGTTCATTGGGACAAGGAGAGAGGTGTACTTGTGGTTAGTGGGGTGATCTATAGGCCTGGAGATGAGGAGTTTTTGAAGGGGCTGGTTAGGGCGGAGAGGACGGTTGGGTTGttcgagaagaagatcaagatgTCGCCTGCGGAGACGGAGAACAGTGATGTGGGGGTGGATGCGGATGGGATCAGTGCAAAGCTGGAGGACGGTGTCTTGTTTATTGTTGttcccaagaagaagaaggagaagggcaCTGGGGAGATCAAGAGAATTCAAGTGCTTTAA
- a CDS encoding hypothetical protein (EggNog:ENOG503NYRG; COG:K), which translates to MDSSGWPVGDHGVHTTTAEDDFQQYLDMTNMNNLAEGIDYNFQGFQSSAGAHMLQVPGREQLDTPMTGSDAPMLLSPSMPAMQHQVPAITTTGGPYQSIPTTMMPPPTPSETIVNSIDAQIHFLQQQKMQAQQRQVEEHAAFFAHQQQNRMIPPTPQSLEMVPAANPFYAQRNVTEPQPQHPHPHRTQHPHQQQHPQQAVDYRYQRAKDQSDMSFTPLVSPAVTPLDTHFSVESQFTVPGAYFSPLTSPALHAQTDPLAMFEQRHGPLTTSSPTDMDLDAVGGTMSIGTPGDLVKKMRKNAAKARAKAGVKQSPISKPLRKRLATTPSLNSQALSDLMENAEQGQDHQPLPTSMMHNSSSSTTTGPTDSEDGSISPEALNDMTPIETEMPPPPLPKPRSAKPSPYIAPQNTGSAPVIAPQPPRPGVASPATPASLMKLSSPSTHTTVAGASRAGSHEVVDTENIELFELPESVSNVNVPPSHANDTPTPKQAPQDAGPSRTPSLAPLPSPSLGPTVVRPSGTVSATASPQLGPGSGYGAKRTPQLLPRNSKKRGSVSSIPVSPALRPKISISPNIKPLLPGGADLEETASQLLASKSNYQRILEGNTVPGVSYPSELSTNLTSKRTSHKIAEQGRRNRINSALQEIATLLPKPPKDSEGEGSSDNKSKDKEKEKEKERERNGGAPNSKASTVEMAIEYIKQLQQQVAEANKRAEEAEKKLAETGGA; encoded by the exons ATGGATTCTTCTGGGTGGCCTGTCGGGGACCATGGCGTTCATACCACTACGGCCGAAGATGACTTTCAGCAATATCTGGACATGACCAACATGAACAACCTGGCAGAGGGCATCGACTACAATTTCCAAGGTTTCCAGTCCTCTGCCGGCGCGCACATGCTGCAGGTTCCCGGGCGCGAGCAGTTGGACACCCCAATGACAGGAAGCGATGCGCCTATGCTCCTATCACCATCGATGCCAGCGATGCAGCATCAGGTGCCGGCCATCACAACAACGGGGGGTCCCTACCAGTCTatacccaccaccatgatgccgcctccaacaccaagcgAGACGATTGTGAACAGCATTGACGCCCAAATTCActttcttcaacagcaaaagATGCAGGCTCAGCAGCGGCAGGTGGAAGAACACGCAGCCTTCTTCGCTCATCAGCAACAGAACCGCATGATTCCACCGACACCACAGAGTCTGGAGATGGTTCCAGCTGCCAACCCTTTCTATGCCCAGCGGAATGTCACAGAACCGCAGCCGCAACACCCGCACCCACACCGAACACAACAcccacatcaacagcagcacccaCAGCAGGCCGTAGACTATAGGTATCAGAGAGCGAAGGACCAGTCTGAT ATGTCCTTCACCCCGTTGGTTTCACCCGCCGTCACGCCTTTGGACACCCACTTCTCGGTCGAATCCCAATTTACTGTTCCGGGAGCCTACTTTAGCCCACTAACGTCACCTGCCCTGCACGCCCAAACAGACCCATTAGCCATGTTTGAGCAAAGACATGGACCCCTGACAACCAGCTCGCCCACGGATATGGATCTCGACGCCGTTGGAGGGACCATGTCGATCGGCACACCGGGAGACCTGGTCAAGAAAATGAGGAAGAATGCGGCCAAGGCGAGGGCAAAGGCGGGCGTGAAGCAGTCGCCAATTTCGAAGCCCCTCAGGAAACGACTGGCAACCACACCAAGCCTCAACTCGCAAGCTCTGAGTGACTTGATGGAGAATGCAGAGCAGGGTCAAGACCATCAACCGTTGCCTACATCCATGATGCACAACTCATCTTCATCGACCACAACCGGGCCGACAGATTCAGAGGATGGCTCGATATCACCAGAAGCCTTGAATGATATGACACCCATCGAGACTGAGATGCCACCGCCCCCGCTCCCCAAACCACGATCTGCGAAGCCCTCTCCTTACATTGCACCTCAAAATACCGGATCAGCTCCGGTCATtgctcctcaaccacccagGCCTGGCGTGGCATCACCTGCCACACCAGCATCTCTGATGAAACTCAGCTCGCCGagcacccacaccaccgtGGCTGGAGCTAGCAGGGCTGGCAGCCATGAAGTGGTCGATACCGAAAATATCGAGCTATTTGAGTTGCCTGAATCCGTTTCCAACGTGAATGTCCCACCCAGCCACGCCAACGACACCCCGACACCAAAACAAGCCCCTCAAGATGCCGGACCATCCAGAACACCATCTCTTGCACCATTGCCATCACCTTCACTGGGTCCCACTGTGGTAAGGCCATCGGGAACAGTCTCAGCCACAGCAAGCCCACAGCTGGGACCTGGTTCGGGATATGGAGCGAAGCGGACACCACAGCTCCTCCcaagaaacagcaaaaaGCGGGGGAGTGTCAGCTCGATTCCTGTCTCGCCGGCTCTTAGGCCCAAGATCTCGATTTCACCCAACATCAAACCATTGCTGCCGGGCGGAGCAGACCTTGAGGAGACGGCGTCACAACTTCTTGCCAGCAAATCCAACTACCAGCGGATCCTCGAGGGAAACACAGTGCCCGGTGTGTCATACCCCAGCGAGCTCTCCACCAATCTCACGTCCAAGCGGACATCTCACAAGATTGCCGAGCAAGGTCGGCGGAATCGGATCAACTCGGCGTTACAAGAGATTGCCACCTTGCTGCCAAAGCCACCAAAGGACAGTGAAGGGGAAGGCAGCAGCGATAATAAGAGTAAGGataaagagaaggagaaggagaaggaaagagagaggaatGGCGGTGCGCCAAATAGCAAGGCGAGCACAGTGGAGATGGCGATTGAGTATATCaagcagctccagcagcaggttgCGGAAGCTAATAAGCGGGCtgaagaggccgagaagaagctggccgAGACTGGGGGTGCCTAA